A region from the Ktedonobacterales bacterium genome encodes:
- a CDS encoding protein kinase: MERQYIGRYRITEELGVGGMGTVVRAVDEVRHRDVAIKLPNEPDPQVISRLQRECDVLAQLEHHHIVQVYGSGSDPDLPFYIVMEYVDGSTVEELLRQQGGRLQPRQALKIALGVAEALAYAHKPPLRVVHRDIKPGNVLIRKSDGVVKVTDFGIAAVLSERAGSTAVGTMAYVAPEQAMGQGADERSDLYSLGALLYEMLTGQRPPRLAVNRASPPSAWPGREPLPPDLAASVDRLTLGLLEGNPNLRRPQRAADVIGELRSMLEGPSAHPASASLSNVSPFAPTERASRPPSSAYPPAPDGPRRSIPPVSSYGAYPPPPMPAPRVPPPMPARPPMPISMPPQPQVIPVVPVVPVGPVIPVVPVVQVVPVVPVIVKPPSSGKATASLVLGIFAFALALIELGGLLGILAVIFGHLALGDIRRSGGRLGGHSSAIAGLIMGYFGIGLALLVFFSLYQR, encoded by the coding sequence ATGGAACGGCAGTACATTGGCCGCTACCGCATCACCGAAGAGTTGGGCGTCGGCGGTATGGGAACCGTCGTTCGGGCAGTTGATGAGGTTCGCCATCGGGATGTAGCCATCAAGCTCCCCAATGAACCCGACCCTCAGGTTATCAGCCGCTTGCAGCGCGAATGTGATGTCCTCGCCCAACTGGAGCATCACCACATCGTCCAGGTCTATGGTTCCGGCAGCGACCCCGACCTGCCCTTTTATATCGTCATGGAATACGTGGATGGGTCCACCGTCGAAGAACTCCTGCGCCAGCAAGGCGGGCGACTACAGCCGCGCCAGGCCCTCAAAATCGCCCTCGGCGTCGCTGAAGCCCTGGCCTACGCCCACAAGCCCCCCTTGCGCGTCGTTCACCGCGACATCAAACCCGGCAACGTCCTCATCCGCAAAAGTGATGGCGTCGTCAAAGTCACCGACTTCGGCATCGCCGCCGTCCTCTCCGAACGCGCCGGGTCCACCGCCGTCGGCACAATGGCCTACGTCGCCCCCGAGCAGGCGATGGGTCAGGGCGCTGACGAACGCAGCGACCTCTACTCCCTGGGCGCCCTCCTCTACGAAATGCTCACCGGCCAGCGCCCGCCTCGGCTTGCCGTCAACCGCGCCAGCCCGCCCAGCGCCTGGCCGGGCAGAGAACCGCTGCCGCCCGATCTGGCCGCCAGCGTAGACCGGCTCACCCTCGGCCTGCTGGAAGGCAACCCCAACCTGCGCCGACCACAGCGCGCCGCCGATGTCATCGGAGAACTGCGCAGCATGCTGGAGGGGCCATCCGCGCACCCCGCCAGCGCCTCGCTTTCCAACGTCTCGCCATTTGCCCCCACCGAGCGCGCCAGCAGACCGCCATCCTCTGCCTATCCTCCCGCGCCCGATGGCCCGCGCCGCAGCATACCGCCGGTCTCCAGCTATGGGGCGTATCCACCACCACCCATGCCCGCCCCCCGCGTACCGCCGCCTATGCCAGCCAGGCCACCCATGCCCATATCTATGCCGCCGCAGCCACAGGTCATTCCCGTGGTCCCCGTCGTTCCGGTAGGGCCGGTCATTCCCGTCGTCCCGGTGGTGCAAGTTGTGCCAGTCGTTCCGGTAATCGTCAAGCCGCCTTCCAGCGGCAAAGCCACCGCCTCGCTGGTGCTGGGCATTTTTGCCTTCGCCCTCGCGCTCATCGAGTTGGGCGGCCTCCTGGGCATCCTGGCCGTCATCTTCGGCCACCTCGCCCTTGGCGACATTCGGCGCAGCGGCGGGCGGCTCGGCGGACATAGTTCGGCCATCGCCGGTCTGATCATGGGCTATTTTGGCATCGGACTGGCGCTGCTCGTCTTTTTCTCACTCTACCAGCGTTAG